CTTAAAACTCACacaaaaaatgtgcaaaataacttggagaaaatatcaaatgaaagttCATACTCTctatttttaataaacacatcACTTCTACATCATTTACATGCATATTAGTGTTAATagtatactgtaaaataaaacacactttCTCTCGAGGTGCTCAAACCCCTTTTGATGTCCATGCATGTACACAGACTACACACGTCTGTTTGTTAGTATGTTGTAATTCAGGATGTTGTTCAAGAGTAACAGTACTTACAATTCATCATAAGAGCGCTCAGACTTCCAAGAAGAAATGAAACCGAGACAGACAAAACCAGCAGGAAAAGTTTAGCCCTATCAGACAGATTGACTCCATATGACCTGAAGATAGAAAACAAATGACTTTATGATTTTAgtgatattttattaaatatctaTATGATGATATAACAGCACTTATGTTAAAATTGAATTAGAAATTATGCAAAACCACatgtgttaaacattttaaggcaggtaaaatttgttgttgttaaatttatttaaaaacccGCCGTTTTTaggaaaaactaaacaaaaaccCTAATGCTAAAATGTACAGATGACATTATTTCAGTAAATGAGcatctgtatctttttttttttttttagctggGGTTTCCCCTCTTATCGAACAATATAGCCTACAGTATACAGTTATCTattaggggagagtggggtaaagtgagacattttttacatttgctcCCCTCTAAGCGAGCTAAAATGATATATCAGTCAAATTTACACATTTCCCATTAATTCAGGATGTTTCCTTGCTATGGAAATTACCAGAATGTATTCAGGACAAAGAGCAGTGAAAAtatgattgttttaaaaaaagtggtcttgtgtctcactttaccccagcTTAGGGGTAAACTGAGACAGACCAGAAAAATCAAGGGGGTAAAGTGAACCAGCTCGGGGTAAACTGATccacttactttttccactcTGAAACTACCATAACAGCACATATTGTAACAGATAAAATCCTGACGGCTAGCTTGACAACCACACATTCCAGAACTAATGTTGGACTAGTAAAAGAATCAAGGGTATTGGTCAATTAAGAACATTATTTTTCTAAACACTTGAAAGTACAGTAACTCTGAACCAAAATCAAATACAACATAATATAAttcaaaagttatattttttggccagtttttgcctttatttaacagtgagttttggagaggacaggaaaggaTAGGGAGGAGAGAAGGGTAttggatcggcaaatgaccacgagccgggaatcgaactcgggtcccagaaagtgtgaaagcaccacatgtcggagcgctgcccactataCATCATTGGCTCCgacaattcaatttttttttattaacattcaAATGACATATAGAACCAGTTAGATTAGAACGCAGTCTGGGGGTCAGAACAAAGGACCCTTATAGCCAGCTAGTGTCTGTGGGTCAGCGCAAAAGACAATCAGAACCATCTATCAATATTTCTATCCCTTGCAGCtgctcttactgtgggttcacaccagatgtgagttcaacgatttgtgcaagtagattacattcaaagttaatgcaaagacacgattaGACGCATCCTCGcctggggcgatgcgaatgacgccaTATGAGCGGAGCATTTGCCGCAAAAACACgcactattcacctcaaacatgtcttcgcccaagttgaaaatatttatcacgagcgaaaaatttgcatgacacaatgttaaatcctgtgagtaatctagagtgagtaatgctacgtacacaccaaatgtggggcatcgcgttacttgatctagattactcgcaggatttaacatTGTGtaatgcgaatttttcgctcgtgataaatattttcaaattgGGCGAAGACGTGTTTgcggcgaatagcgcgtgtctgatcgcgtctttgcattgacttatatatgtaatctacttgagcaaattgttgaacttgtgtctggtgtgaacccacagtaccATGATgcctcgcgtttggtgtgtacgtagcattagagaCTTCTTTCCTTCCTTGACCGAAGCGGCTGCACTCTCCATCTCCTCAAGGGGTGTTTTTCCCCAGGCTGTCTTCCTGGTGTATTGACTAGGCATAATGgttttttgcaatgtttataacattaaaaataaaacatatgtaatgtaatattacattaaaatatgttttagacTAAACTGAACTTGTGCCtcatgtctcactttaccccacagcatttgtctcactttaccccaccgccacattttggaaaaaaactttCTCTCTTGGAAATTCAGGCTAATCTTCAGCTAGCATCAACACAAGGTTTTATATGTTGTTAGTTCATAAACATGTGTGATATAAGTTTTTCTACCTGAATCAATTTGCTTTGGCACAACAGCTGATTAAGTTGACAGCAAGAAAATTTAATtttacaagcaaaaaatatatttttgtgaaaaaaaacatgCTAACCACATCAGCATGAGGTCCTGTCCTTCATGGCCAAGGGGAAATTTGAGgggcttaaaaacataatagtcATAGGACCACAAATGTGTTCCGTTGCCTAGATACAGGGGGTGTCTCACTTTACCcgatgtctcactttaccccactctcccctataGACTATTCCTATTATGTATTGCATTGCGTCATATATACCTTAAATATCCCTACAAATCACCTGCTACTGGAAGATAAACATACAAGCAGAACATTTTTATTCTtggatcatttttttaaataaaaataattgctCATTTTGACTCATCTTGCCAGCACGGGTTACACATGATAACAGtgtattttatactttataccGTAAATGCAAAAACACTACCTTTAATTTAATAAGATTTAAATGTACAATACAGAGAAATGTGCAAAGATCCTCAATATAAGACCGTCATAGTTATCActcaaatgtaataaataatttttcacAGATTAACTTTTTCTTGTATTCACAAGATGCATCTTTTTAAGTAAAATCAGCAACATTTATCATAGAGATAGAAAATGACGACTTTCGAATACTTGCAGCTCAATGCaggcatagatatgtataaaggctagatggctcaaggcggagtcagctgtgtcgtcacttggcggccatcttaggtcAGTGCTGCCATAGTGCTGCTCCCTGCTGCTGTGGACGGAAGGTGAGTGACATACGCCAACTAAAATGCTCGTAACTTGCTGAATTCTTGACGGATTTACAAACGGGTTGGTGTATTACAAAccttattaacgtggctatgaTTTGTGCTGATGCCGATGTTTAAATTGTAGCTCCACGTTTTGAGAAACGCTTAACATTGCAGCGTAGCTGTGTGTTTCATGGCTGCCCttgttgtgtcgaactcagttccccctatgtttcctGTAGCTGACGCTGAGATGTCAGTAAAAGCATAATACATTTATgtgatttgtatttattatatattctaTGTAAGAATTGGGTCATTGTATTTGGATTGTGTAATTTGTGTAAATTGATCATGTTTAACTTGTTGTTGTGCCGGAAGACGTGTTCACGTGACCTCTCCTTATTTAACCCGGACGCGTTAGCGTTCAGTATGGATTAAGAATGATTGCACACATACGTGAATAAGTTGAACTGAATTCTACTGCTGGTTATCAGGCGCACACGGTAATGAACTGTTTATGTATCTATTGTATTTTAAGGATTTAGTGTGTTTGTTGTGGtgttatttgtaaaactgttgttgtttgtttgtcttaGTTTTCACGGTGTTCCAACAACAAATAAACTTGGATATTGGACATCAGTATGAGACGTGGAGTCAGTGAATTTAAGCTATAGCCAGTGGATAGTTAcatttccctttagtgtagtgcttttataacgttttcatcacgttacatttagaaagattaaatatttgaattggttatactaaaaaggcataatataatgtattttataatacaatttataaaatatttcatacatttaacagttttctattagggtatttcttttaaaatatagcctgtctttttctctttttttttttactttactggttgttttaaaaatgtaatgtttgcattcataattaaataaatattatacatataatatgattcatactgtaaaaataattgacttaccattaagaacaatacagatacattacagaaatgcacacacatacatctcagtagccattaaaactttaaatatataaataataaaacctataacgtgataaaaacgccataaaaacactacactgaagggaaaaatagggggaacagacttcgacacaacacccTCTACTCTAAAGTGATACCACACAGTCGACATTTTCAATTATTAACAGGTTTCCTGAGACCAGTTTCTTGACAACCTAATCTTTTGTCTAAATGTCATTTTGTGGATGTGGTTGTATTTATTTGCTGGCTAGCAGTGAAGAGGCCGTAAGTGAGTCACCAAGCAATTGTAAATTGGTGGGAGAGGCAGGGTTAGTCTTTCGTTTCAACATAGCTTTGAGTTACACATGATTTCCAAGTGGTTTGGTTTCTTAAAAACATCTTTACATTTGGATTACTTTGTTGGTTTTTTGTTTACAGAACTTCTGATTACGCTTGTGGAAAATGCCTGATTTTTGTGCTGCCTACGGCTGCAACAACGAACGGAGCCTCCAAACCAGAACGCGTGGGATCACCTTTCACAagtaagaaaacaaaatattatgACTATTATTAGGATACTTAGTAATACAAGTTCTGCTAGGAATAGTGTAACTGACACAACATTACAAGATTGGCTACATATATAGGCATACATGCAGTACATAGAATCATAatgataatatattttatactgTATTTTAGTCCATACCCTCAATGTTGAAGGAAATAAAGGTGCAAGGTTAACAATCATTTATATCTGACTACTATTTCTCCCATTTGTAAGGTTTCCCAAATGTAGCGAGCGCCGGAGACAGTGGGAGCGTGCACTGAGAAGGGAAGGTTTTGTGGCTAATGACAGAACACTGCTCTGCAGTGAACACTTCAGAAATGAAGATTTCGACAGGACAGGACAGACTATCAGACTCAAAGCTGGAGCTGTTCCATCTGTCTTCAACTTCCCTGCTCATCTTCAGAGGGTACGTGTATAATTGGCCAACTAGATTACAAGGTGTTAAAGATGGATGCATCGatatttaaatgtgatttaatGTTACACTTTCTGCAAGTTTAGCAATACATAAAGTGTATTACAGATCAATTGAATATTTAACTATTTTTTCAGCCGGTAGCACCAAGAAGCACAAACGCTTCAAGAAAAGCAGGAGAAAACCAGCCCATGTACCCCGAGAAGGATCAACCTCCACCTGATGTTGTGAGTATTTGTACACATGAGGAATGTCACTAACAAATACACTAACTCTAATTAacttcattatatatatatatatatatatatatataatttttttttttttttcaaagccACAGCCATCCACTAGAGAGGGGCAAAGGAGTCGGAAGAGGAAGGCCCCTGACCACCAATATGCAATGCCTTCCTCTCCAAAGGCTCTTAAGGCCAAACTTGATGCAGCCATGGCCACAGTGCGTAAAATGTGGCGGGAAAAGAGCAATGCCTTGGCAAGGGTAAGGAGGGCCAGGAAGAACATGAAGGCTCTTCTGGAGGAGCTGAAAGCTAAGAACCTCATCAATGAAGAGCTGAATGACAAGCTGGAATGCTACTcaggtaaaataaataatgactttaaatgttttgtcttttttatgttCTTTGTTAGACATAAAAATTACTATCAAAGGAGACTTACTAAATCACTTTTTCTAATTACATTTCAGATCTTCCGGTTCACCTCCTGTCAAGACAGGGTGCAGAGTACACCCAGGCCCAGAGAGACTTTGCGCTCACTCTCCACCTGCATGGTCCTAAGGCGTATCACTACCTGAGAGACGACCTGAAAATTCACCTTCCACATCCCAGTTCCTTGAAAAGGTATTCTTCGTCTCTAATTTCAACTACAGTAACAACTTCAGCTACAAAAGCAATGTGACAGCACAGGATGACACAGAGTCCCTACCAGCTGATCAGTCTGCTGTTCAGTCCTACCGCATGGACACATCTACCAACCTGTCGGCTGTAGAAATGTCCTCTGCAGAAGGAGAAGATCTCCCTTCCCCGTTTGCAGACATTCCTGCCCTTGTACAAGACCACAGCTGTCTTCCCAAGAAGTTTGATGGTCTTGTGGAAAATGTGCTTGTGTACATTTCAGGTAGAGTTAGACTTTATAGTAGATTTAGCCTATAACTAATTCATTTCCCCATgcttattaattaaaaaaagtcaTAATGTGAATCTGTCCACCATTGATTTCAGGATTTGTGGTGCGACACACACTAAAAAAGCTTTCCTGTGATGTCTGCCGGGCAAGCCTGTTGATGGATGCTGAATCTGCCAGTAAGGACCAGAGCTACCATCTGCTGACGCTGAAAAACAATGGAGGGCTTGTCATCCCATCAGCAGGCACAGTGAAGGTCGTCAGGGCAGCAGAGTGGGTTGTTCGGCAGGCAGTAGCAGATTCCAGGAGATCGCAACCCATCAAACTGCTGGAGGTCCTCTACATGGTGAGGAAGAGGATAGGTGGAGAGGATGTGTTTTTGCTCGGGGAGCACATCACTGACACGCGATATGGCATTGacagtagggctgtcacttttcgttcgaaaatcgattgcacaatcgatcggaccaaccaaaaaacgtttcgaaaacgaaaataggcaatcgattttaaccaaatatgtacactattaattttaaaagaattaaacggttaaaatatagatgtaacaaaactcacaaacaagcagaaaaagaaaataaagaattccgaaagtgcagtaggtgtgcgaaagctagacagaaaatacccagcaattttacgcacctatagtttcacgctttcaatcgctgcatctagtgttttgcaaagaaaatggaggacaacgTCAATAAACCTGTGCAACACGAGACAACGTCGAAATTGTGACCTTACAGGAGATGATGAGTTATGACATGGAGCCACCCTTGCGAGCTGACAGCGACCCGCTTTTGAGATGGAAGATTGGCAGTACGAAATACGCAGCTGGCAACGAAGTACCCGAGTTTCCCTGGGACATCAGAGCGGTCGGAGTGCGTCTTCTCAACAGATGGACATATATAGTGAATGAAAAGCGCTCTGCTCTTGACCCCTAAAATGTTGATCGACTTGTTTTCCTgaccaataatttgtaatggccctagtctttttgcgcatttcattatgcctgcctagtgccgcctaagtgtcggttacgtttaataaaaaaatacacagcatgttctcgtcttcaagtaagtctatttaaagtttcatttttgaacagttgtttgaaatgcatcgaatcattatttaaaataattttttaattgcctaaatcataaaagcagccggttgaacctgcagtaatgtttttcatttatggcagcagtccactctgcatatttttttagagaatgttgcactactgttgctgttttttattctgcacgaaacttaatgacaatgaataagaaatattgctgacgtgtgcgtttcaggcgctctctttacatttgtctgttatttggcgttaaatggaaacgtcttttttagacatggaaaatcgattttacaatcgattcaatgaacacttgtatattaaaaatcgaaaatgattttttcacaaaagtgacagccctaattgacAGTCACCACCATACACTCTTGACCCTGGTTGTGTCCCTCTTCTTCAAGCTAAGGCTGCACCACATTGCGAAAATGTCAACGCTTAGCTTGCAGAAAGACAGTGTGAGACAGAAGCTCACAAAAACTGTCCTTTTCAAAGGGCAGTAGCGCAAACTATTTGTGCACTTAAAGAATGGGTTTTCAACTGGTGGTCTGTTTAGTTTGCTACTCTTCTTTGATGTTTGCATGTGAATGAGTGGTGTATGAGTGTGTgggtgaatgggtgaatgtggggctttgtaaagcgctttgggcACCAAGACGGtgtagaaaagcgctatgtaaGTTCAGACCATTTAAGAGAGAGGAGGAGAGGGAGGGAGCTGTATTGATTATATTGTATTGATGGAAAGAGTTTTGTGTCCAATTGTgtcttaatgtttttttttttttttgtatattttgtatatttttttgtaagttttttCTAATTGTGTGCCTTTGGAcctaagtaaaaaaaacaaagacccatctcttttctctttattttaaagaatgGCAACTTGAGACAgatttatattatacataaatttacacatgtatttaataatgttaatattagTAATAAACTAAATTGCACTATTTCATGTTTCATGTACCTTATAAATATTGACAtcattactgtgtgtgtgtttatgggtATACCTAGTACTTTACCTGTCTAGTCTGCTTAATATACTATTTTCTTAAGAAACTCCGTGGCTATAATTTTTCACAAGTATGCAGTTAAATAGCCGCATCCCTGAAGTTTATGACACACCAagccgtttgaaaatcggttgAAAATTGAGCAAAATATAGTTATTTCAGCACTGCATGCACAATAGACTTTAATGTTATAACTGGACGAGCGGTcctgtcctaagatggccgccgTGTGACGTCGTCGGGTCCCATTGGCTCTCAGCGCCGGtaagccatctagcctttatacatatctatgaatGCAGGCATAGGCGGAGCTTGCGGTGGAGCAGGACCCTCATTGGCTAAaatgatttttataaaataaattatattccacaacaaatatacatattaatttAGGTTCTTATACATTTCAAAACGTTACTTTTTAAGATGCTTTGTAAAACAATTGctattttgttaataatacgTGTTTATCAAAACGTGGCACTCGGTAAAGTCGCTTTTAtccagccgtccaatcacaatggaggagAGGCGGGACAAACAGTACATCGACCAATCGGAACATCCTTTCGCTACTACTTGAAAACATAAAAGTTAATATATCTTATCTTGTCGAAAACAACATATAACAGTCCGTGCTACCACAATATGAGTACGCTTTGATTAAACAAATTATCTGCAAAATCTGAtacttataaaacagtacttcCGCGGAGGTTTAAATAATAGCAAACAGCGCACAAAAGCGCCCTCAAGCGGATATTTTTAGAACACCACCTGGCGGTTTGAATTAATTATTTTCACAGATTAACTTTTTCGTGTATTCGCTAGATGCATCTTTTTAAGTAAAATCAGCAACATTTATCATAAAGATAGAAAATGACGACTTTCTAATACTTTCAGCTCAATACAGGCATAGGCGGAGCTTGCAGTGGAGCAGGCCCCCCATTGGCTAAAAgggttttttaaataaaataaatgatattccACAACAAATATAcgtattcattttaaattatacattttaaaagtttttaagatgctttgaaaaacaattattattcTGCTAATAATGTGAATTTATCAAAAGTGGTGCGCTGTAAATCGATTTtgtccaatcacaatggaggagAGGCGGGACAAATAGTACATCGACCAATCGGAACATTCTTCCTCTACtactgaaaaaaacataaaagttaatATATCTTGTCGATAACAACATATAACAGCCCGTGCTACCACAATTTGAGTACGCATTGATTAAACAAATATCTGCAAAATCTGAtacttataaaacagtacttcCGCGGAGGTTTGAATAATAGCAACCAACGCACATAAGCGTCCTAAAGCGCCCTCAAGCGGTCATTTTTAGAACTACGCCTGGTGTGTGAAGCTTCTGTGGAGTTTATTTATCCACAAAATATTATAGAAATTAATGGGCTAATGTACTGTTCACTTTATATACATTTTCCGTTTCGTTTTAACTTGTATATTAAATTAGGCATTgaattttgttgtgttttagaagtgaagaaaatgtcctaaaattaactaaccttgtgtttttttttttaataaagaatttcaaaatctaaataacaaaaattttaatttgctTATTCcaactcattttgccagcatcacaaatgataaacacattttagtgtctTTTATACCGTATACTGTAAATGCAAAACTACACTGAATGGTATAAAATCA
This Misgurnus anguillicaudatus chromosome 11, ASM2758022v2, whole genome shotgun sequence DNA region includes the following protein-coding sequences:
- the LOC129416425 gene encoding THAP domain-containing protein 6-like isoform X2, whose translation is MPDFCAAYGCNNERSLQTRTRGITFHKFPKCSERRRQWERALRREGFVANDRTLLCSEHFRNEDFDRTGQTIRLKAGAVPSVFNFPAHLQRPVAPRSTNASRKAGENQPMYPEKDQPPPDVPSTREGQRSRKRKAPDHQYAMPSSPKALKAKLDAAMATVRKMWREKSNALARVRRARKNMKALLEELKAKNLINEELNDKLECYSDLPVHLLSRQGAEYTQAQRDFALTLHLHGPKAYHYLRDDLKIHLPHPSSLKRYSSSLISTTVTTSATKAM
- the LOC129416425 gene encoding THAP domain-containing protein 6-like isoform X1, whose product is MPDFCAAYGCNNERSLQTRTRGITFHKFPKCSERRRQWERALRREGFVANDRTLLCSEHFRNEDFDRTGQTIRLKAGAVPSVFNFPAHLQRPVAPRSTNASRKAGENQPMYPEKDQPPPDVPQPSTREGQRSRKRKAPDHQYAMPSSPKALKAKLDAAMATVRKMWREKSNALARVRRARKNMKALLEELKAKNLINEELNDKLECYSDLPVHLLSRQGAEYTQAQRDFALTLHLHGPKAYHYLRDDLKIHLPHPSSLKRYSSSLISTTVTTSATKAM